One genomic segment of Rhizobium gallicum bv. gallicum R602sp includes these proteins:
- a CDS encoding LysR family transcriptional regulator encodes MEQLKGISVFVEVAEAGGFSAAAERLHLTRSAVGKTIARLEQRLGVRLFHRTTRAQSLTEEGQFFYEHCLRAVEEITRGEALLESGKREVRGRLRVTMPVLFGRQCVAPILIKLLDEHPHLELDLSFNDRIVDLVDDGFDIAVRNGPLGDYPGLMVRVIAQQRMTVCASPGYLERRGIPAKLEDLETHDGIVYGRQDRNRTWIFPTNAEPFRQVLPRSRLRLDDLATIADAAAQGVGLAWLPCWLVRDRVASGELRRVLTDIAAVAFDANVVWVKSPAMQPKVRLVIDTLAAKLPALMS; translated from the coding sequence ATGGAACAGCTCAAAGGCATATCGGTGTTTGTCGAGGTCGCGGAAGCAGGCGGCTTTTCCGCAGCCGCCGAGCGCCTTCATTTGACGCGCTCAGCCGTCGGAAAGACGATTGCACGGCTGGAACAGAGGCTGGGTGTGCGCCTGTTTCACCGCACGACCAGAGCGCAGAGCCTGACGGAGGAAGGCCAGTTCTTTTACGAGCACTGCCTGCGCGCCGTCGAGGAGATCACGCGTGGCGAAGCGCTTCTCGAAAGCGGCAAGCGGGAGGTGCGCGGGCGTCTGCGGGTCACAATGCCGGTTCTTTTCGGCCGTCAGTGTGTGGCGCCGATACTCATCAAGCTTCTTGACGAACATCCGCATCTCGAACTTGATCTTTCCTTCAACGACCGGATCGTAGATCTGGTCGACGACGGCTTCGATATTGCGGTGCGCAACGGCCCTCTCGGGGACTATCCCGGCCTGATGGTGCGCGTCATCGCCCAGCAGCGCATGACGGTTTGCGCCTCTCCGGGCTATCTCGAACGCCGCGGCATTCCAGCCAAGCTCGAAGATCTCGAAACCCATGACGGCATCGTCTATGGGAGGCAGGATCGAAACCGCACCTGGATATTCCCGACAAACGCCGAACCCTTCCGGCAGGTATTGCCGCGATCGCGGCTGCGGCTCGACGATCTTGCCACCATCGCCGATGCTGCGGCACAAGGCGTCGGCCTTGCCTGGCTACCGTGCTGGCTCGTGCGGGACCGCGTTGCATCCGGCGAGCTTCGCCGGGTCTTGACCGATATTGCAGCTGTTGCCTTTGACGCCAATGTCGTCTGGGTAAAGTCGCCTGCAATGCAGCCGAAGGTTCGGCTCGTGATCGACACCTTGGCCGCAAAGCTCCCGGCTCTCATGAGTTAG
- a CDS encoding Zn-dependent hydrolase: MVAAPGENMRVNGDRLWDSLMDMAKIGPGIAGGNNRQTLTDSDAEGRSLFRTWCEAAGLTVGVDKMGTMFATRPGTDPDALPVYVGSHLDTQPTGGKYDGVLGVLGALEVVRTMNDLGIRTKHPIVVTNWTNEEGARFAPAMLASGVFAGVHTLDYAYGRKDSEGKTFGDELKRIGWLGDEEVGARKMHAYFEYHIEQGPILEAEEKQIGVVTHCQGLWWLEFTLTGREAHTGSTPMNMRVNAGLAMARIFEMVQGVAMSEQPGAVGGVGQVLFSPNSRNVLPGKVIFTVDIRSPDKEKLDRMRARIEAEAPKIADSLGVGCSIEAIGHFEPVTFDQKLVTAVRGAAERLGYSHMNLISGAGHDACWAAKVAPTTMIMCPCVGGLSHNEAEEISKEWATAGADVLFHAVAETAEIVR; this comes from the coding sequence ATGGTGGCAGCACCAGGCGAGAATATGCGCGTCAACGGAGACCGTCTCTGGGACAGTCTCATGGACATGGCAAAGATCGGCCCCGGGATTGCCGGCGGCAATAATCGCCAGACACTGACGGACTCCGATGCCGAAGGCCGCAGCCTCTTTCGCACATGGTGCGAAGCCGCGGGCCTGACCGTCGGCGTCGACAAGATGGGCACGATGTTTGCAACCCGTCCTGGCACCGATCCGGATGCGCTCCCTGTTTATGTCGGCTCGCATCTCGACACCCAGCCAACCGGCGGCAAATATGATGGCGTGCTCGGCGTGCTTGGTGCGCTCGAAGTCGTCCGTACGATGAACGACCTCGGCATCAGGACGAAGCACCCGATCGTCGTCACCAACTGGACCAATGAGGAAGGCGCCCGTTTCGCCCCGGCCATGCTCGCCTCCGGCGTTTTCGCCGGCGTTCACACGCTGGACTATGCCTATGGCCGCAAGGATTCCGAGGGCAAGACGTTCGGCGACGAGCTGAAGCGCATTGGCTGGCTCGGCGACGAAGAAGTCGGCGCCCGCAAGATGCACGCCTATTTCGAATATCACATCGAGCAGGGTCCGATCCTCGAAGCTGAGGAGAAGCAGATCGGCGTCGTCACCCACTGTCAGGGCCTCTGGTGGCTCGAATTCACGCTGACCGGCAGGGAAGCCCATACGGGCTCGACGCCGATGAACATGCGCGTCAATGCCGGGCTTGCGATGGCGCGCATCTTCGAGATGGTCCAAGGGGTCGCCATGAGCGAGCAGCCGGGCGCCGTCGGCGGCGTCGGCCAGGTGCTCTTCTCCCCGAACTCCCGCAACGTGCTGCCCGGCAAGGTGATCTTTACCGTCGACATCCGCTCGCCTGACAAGGAAAAACTCGACCGCATGCGCGCCAGGATCGAGGCCGAAGCGCCGAAGATCGCCGATTCACTGGGCGTCGGCTGTTCGATCGAGGCGATCGGCCATTTCGAACCGGTGACCTTCGATCAAAAGCTCGTCACTGCCGTGCGCGGCGCCGCCGAAAGGCTCGGCTACAGCCACATGAACCTCATCTCCGGCGCCGGCCACGACGCCTGCTGGGCTGCCAAGGTGGCGCCGACGACGATGATCATGTGCCCCTGCGTCGGCGGCTTGTCGCACAACGAGGCGGAGGAGATTTCCAAGGAATGGGCGACCGCCGGTGCGGACGTGCTGTTTCATGCCGTTGCCGAGACGGCGGAGATCGTCAGATGA
- the preA gene encoding NAD-dependent dihydropyrimidine dehydrogenase subunit PreA, with protein MADLRNNFVGIKSPNPFWLASAPPTDKAYNVERAFKAGWGGVVWKTLGEEGPPVVNVNGPRYGAIWGADRRLLGLNNIELITDRDLYTNLREMKQVKMNWPDRALIASIMVPCEEDAWKAILPLVEETGADGIELNFGCPHGMSERGMGSAVGQVPEYIEMVVRWCKQYTRMPVITKLTPNITDIRKPARAAKAGGTDAVSLINTINSITAVNLDTFSPEPSIDGRGSHGGYCGPAVKPIALNMVAEIARDPETLGLPISGIGGVTTWRDAAEFLALGAGNVQVCTAAMTYGFKIVQEMITGLSDWMDAKGHRSLDDITGRAVPNVSDWQYLNLNYVAKAKIDQDACIKCGRCHIACEDTSHQAITQFVNGVRHFEVMEDECVGCNLCVNVCPVENCITLEALPAGALDKRTGRPVDPNYANWTTHPNNPMARQAAE; from the coding sequence ATGGCTGATCTCCGCAACAATTTCGTCGGCATCAAGTCGCCCAACCCGTTCTGGCTCGCCTCCGCGCCACCGACCGACAAGGCCTATAACGTCGAGCGCGCCTTCAAAGCGGGCTGGGGCGGCGTCGTCTGGAAGACGCTCGGCGAGGAAGGCCCGCCCGTCGTCAACGTCAACGGCCCGCGCTACGGCGCGATCTGGGGCGCCGACCGCCGCCTCCTGGGTCTCAACAATATTGAGCTCATCACCGACCGCGACCTTTACACCAACCTGCGCGAAATGAAGCAGGTGAAGATGAACTGGCCGGACCGCGCCCTGATCGCCTCGATCATGGTTCCCTGCGAGGAAGATGCCTGGAAGGCGATCCTGCCGCTCGTGGAGGAAACCGGCGCCGACGGCATCGAACTCAATTTCGGCTGTCCTCACGGAATGTCCGAGCGCGGCATGGGCTCCGCGGTCGGGCAGGTGCCGGAATATATCGAGATGGTCGTGCGCTGGTGCAAGCAGTACACGCGCATGCCGGTCATCACCAAGCTGACGCCGAACATCACCGACATCCGCAAGCCGGCACGCGCTGCCAAGGCCGGCGGTACGGACGCCGTCTCGCTGATCAATACGATCAACTCGATCACCGCAGTCAATCTCGACACGTTTTCGCCTGAACCGTCGATCGATGGCCGCGGCAGCCATGGCGGTTATTGCGGCCCGGCGGTGAAGCCGATTGCGCTCAACATGGTGGCTGAGATCGCCCGCGATCCGGAAACCTTGGGCCTGCCGATCTCCGGTATCGGCGGCGTGACCACCTGGCGCGATGCGGCCGAGTTCCTGGCGCTCGGCGCCGGCAACGTGCAGGTCTGCACCGCCGCCATGACCTATGGCTTCAAGATCGTGCAGGAGATGATCACCGGGCTCTCCGACTGGATGGACGCCAAGGGCCACAGGTCGCTCGACGATATCACCGGCCGCGCCGTTCCGAACGTCTCCGACTGGCAGTATCTGAACCTCAACTATGTCGCCAAGGCGAAGATCGACCAAGACGCCTGCATCAAATGCGGCCGCTGTCACATCGCCTGCGAGGACACCTCGCATCAGGCGATCACGCAGTTCGTCAACGGCGTGCGCCATTTCGAGGTGATGGAAGACGAATGCGTCGGCTGCAACCTTTGCGTCAACGTCTGCCCGGTCGAAAACTGCATCACCCTGGAAGCCCTGCCCGCCGGCGCGCTTGACAAGCGCACGGGCCGTCCCGTCGACCCGAACTACGCCAACTGGACGACCCACCCGAACAATCCGATGGCAAGACAGGCGGCAGAGTAA
- a CDS encoding zinc-dependent alcohol dehydrogenase family protein gives MLAKQWSIDNIGPMNLMVREAAVEEATGNEVLVRAEAVSLNYRDKLVLETGMGLPLQFPFVPASDLAGVVEAVGPGVTRFKPGDRVITTFLPGRINGPGLGDARHPPYKTLGGYYPGVLSEYVTFCEDWFVHAPKTLDAGEASTLPCAGLTAWFALIELGRLKAGDKVVIQGTGGVALFGLQLAKMHGAEVIITSANAEKLERARALGADHGIGRENWAERVLELTEDYGADHIFEIAAGVNFGESLKAVAVNGRISVIGVMDGFDLSAPVQSLLLKSPTVQGLSVGHRRALEDLVRAVDRTGLKPVVDKRFSFDELPKALEHLNRGPFGKIVIEF, from the coding sequence ATGTTGGCAAAGCAATGGTCGATCGACAATATCGGACCGATGAATCTGATGGTGCGTGAGGCGGCGGTCGAAGAGGCGACCGGCAACGAGGTGCTGGTCCGTGCCGAGGCCGTATCGCTGAACTATCGCGACAAGCTGGTGCTGGAGACCGGCATGGGTCTGCCGCTGCAGTTTCCGTTCGTTCCGGCATCGGACCTTGCCGGCGTGGTCGAAGCTGTCGGCCCCGGCGTCACGCGCTTCAAGCCGGGCGACCGCGTCATCACGACCTTTCTTCCCGGGCGCATCAACGGGCCAGGCCTCGGCGATGCCCGCCACCCGCCCTACAAGACGCTCGGCGGATATTATCCGGGTGTGCTTTCCGAGTATGTGACCTTTTGCGAGGACTGGTTCGTTCACGCGCCCAAGACGCTCGATGCCGGTGAAGCGAGCACGCTACCGTGCGCAGGTCTGACGGCGTGGTTCGCGCTCATCGAACTCGGCAGGCTGAAGGCGGGCGACAAGGTGGTCATTCAGGGAACCGGAGGGGTGGCGCTCTTCGGTCTTCAACTTGCCAAGATGCATGGTGCCGAGGTCATCATCACCTCGGCAAATGCCGAGAAGCTCGAGCGCGCCCGCGCTCTCGGCGCCGATCATGGGATCGGCAGGGAGAATTGGGCCGAACGCGTCCTCGAACTGACGGAGGATTACGGCGCCGACCATATCTTCGAAATCGCAGCCGGCGTCAATTTCGGCGAGTCACTAAAGGCTGTGGCGGTCAACGGCCGGATTTCGGTGATCGGTGTCATGGATGGCTTCGATCTGTCCGCGCCGGTGCAATCGCTTCTATTGAAGTCGCCGACGGTACAGGGCCTCAGCGTGGGACACCGCCGGGCGCTGGAGGACCTGGTCCGCGCCGTCGACCGCACCGGCCTGAAGCCGGTGGTCGACAAGCGCTTCAGCTTCGACGAACTGCCAAAGGCGCTTGAGCACCTTAATCGCGGCCCCTTCGGAAAGATCGTCATCGAGTTTTGA
- a CDS encoding GAF domain-containing protein, giving the protein MSKACNGADLTNCDRGAHLQRAAIQPFGFLLTVSADWRIVRASANLEQFLGVGCEQVLRQPLSGIIMSRTLHSIRNRLTVIRGPVMIERLSGIAFAEGGPIFDVALHCIEGGIVIEAEPSQREGQGGSTLSMAAMMARIDQAQTLEAFFRESARQARGITGFDRVMVYRFDDEGSGEIVAEAARSGIGSLLGLHFPATDIAAEERAFYARNLFRITADVDAAPVPVVPELDAHGRAIDLSLSLLRVAPSAHIDHLKDLGVGASFSVPIVVDGRLWGLFACHHYAARLLPVERRLTAELFAQMFASRLQTRECRLALEFETGARKVVERLLAAVADNIGLPDDPALLAEVLAGAVPADGIGVWIDGRTALSGLAPSQQQFSALIDTLNRKVSGHVFATDRVAELWPEAELNGDVAGLMGISTSQPPRDYIVFFRQEMLRTVHWAGGSPGPAEHDADSHALTFHKSFQAWSDLMRGRSLPFSAAQRHVAETIGVALQAISRLTG; this is encoded by the coding sequence GTGAGCAAAGCCTGCAACGGTGCGGACCTGACGAATTGCGACCGGGGAGCTCACCTTCAGCGCGCCGCCATCCAGCCCTTCGGTTTCCTGCTTACGGTTTCCGCCGACTGGAGAATCGTTCGCGCGTCGGCCAATCTCGAACAGTTTCTGGGCGTAGGTTGCGAACAGGTGCTTCGGCAGCCCCTTTCCGGCATCATCATGTCCAGGACGCTGCACTCGATCCGCAACCGGCTGACCGTCATCCGAGGTCCGGTCATGATCGAGCGGCTATCCGGCATCGCCTTTGCGGAGGGCGGCCCCATTTTCGACGTGGCTCTGCACTGCATCGAGGGTGGGATCGTCATCGAGGCCGAACCGTCTCAGCGCGAGGGCCAAGGCGGCTCGACGCTGTCGATGGCCGCCATGATGGCGCGCATCGATCAAGCGCAGACCCTGGAAGCCTTTTTCCGCGAGAGCGCCCGGCAAGCGCGCGGCATTACCGGCTTCGACCGCGTGATGGTCTACCGCTTCGATGACGAAGGGTCCGGCGAAATCGTGGCGGAAGCCGCAAGATCCGGCATAGGATCCTTGCTTGGCCTTCACTTTCCGGCCACCGACATTGCGGCCGAGGAGCGCGCCTTCTATGCCCGCAATCTCTTCCGCATCACCGCCGATGTCGATGCAGCGCCGGTTCCCGTCGTCCCGGAACTCGACGCGCACGGCCGGGCAATCGATCTCTCGCTGTCGCTCCTGCGTGTGGCGCCGTCGGCCCATATCGACCATCTGAAGGACTTGGGCGTCGGCGCCTCGTTTTCGGTTCCGATTGTCGTGGACGGCAGGCTCTGGGGCCTGTTTGCCTGCCATCATTATGCTGCCCGCCTGCTCCCCGTCGAACGGCGCTTGACGGCGGAACTCTTCGCCCAGATGTTCGCCTCGCGGCTCCAAACCCGGGAGTGCCGGCTAGCGCTGGAATTCGAAACCGGGGCGCGAAAGGTCGTGGAGCGGCTGTTGGCCGCGGTTGCGGACAATATCGGCCTGCCCGATGATCCGGCCTTGTTGGCCGAAGTGCTTGCGGGCGCTGTTCCAGCAGACGGCATCGGCGTCTGGATCGATGGCCGCACGGCGCTTTCAGGGCTCGCTCCCTCTCAGCAGCAATTCTCTGCGCTCATTGATACGCTGAACCGCAAGGTATCCGGCCATGTGTTCGCGACCGATCGTGTTGCCGAACTCTGGCCCGAGGCGGAATTGAATGGCGACGTCGCCGGACTGATGGGCATTTCCACCTCGCAGCCACCGCGCGATTATATCGTATTCTTCCGCCAGGAAATGCTGCGAACGGTGCATTGGGCTGGCGGTTCGCCAGGGCCAGCAGAACACGACGCCGACAGCCACGCCCTCACCTTCCACAAGAGCTTCCAGGCCTGGTCCGACCTGATGCGCGGACGATCGCTGCCGTTTTCCGCGGCCCAACGCCATGTCGCGGAGACGATCGGCGTGGCGCTTCAAGCCATTTCCCGCCTGACCGGGTGA
- a CDS encoding NAD(P)-dependent oxidoreductase, whose product MERLETGIHSGRLSTAEYETNFSDLHPRLDKHEALVAADRCYFCYDAPCMTACPTSIDIPLFIRQIATGNPIGSAKTIFDQNILGGMCARVCPTEELCEQACVRNIAEEKPVEIGRLQRYATDTAIHAGRQFYERAASTVKKIAVVGAGPAGLAAAHRLAVKGHDVAIYDSKSKSGGLNEYGIATYKAVDDFAQKEVDYVLSIGGIEVRHDQQLGRDFSLADLQSQYDAVFLGIGLAGVNALRVDGENLPGVDDAVDFIADLRQATNKADVAVGRRVVVLGGGMTAIDAAVQAKLLGAEEVTICYRRGKEHMNASEFEQDLATSKGVIIRHWLAPKSILSQDGKVAAIEVEYTKLADGRLVTTGETGVIATDQIFKAIGQTFEASGLGSLRMESGRIAIDGEGRTSLDGVWAGGDCVFGGDDLTVSAVAQGRDAAESINRTLAAGAQPAVAVA is encoded by the coding sequence ATGGAACGACTGGAAACTGGGATTCATTCCGGCCGACTTTCGACCGCCGAGTATGAAACTAATTTTTCCGATCTGCATCCGCGCCTTGACAAGCATGAGGCGCTGGTGGCCGCCGACCGCTGCTATTTCTGCTATGACGCGCCGTGCATGACGGCCTGTCCCACCTCCATCGACATCCCGCTCTTCATCCGTCAGATCGCAACCGGCAACCCGATCGGTTCGGCCAAGACGATCTTCGACCAGAACATCCTGGGCGGCATGTGCGCCCGCGTCTGTCCCACCGAAGAGCTCTGCGAACAGGCCTGCGTGCGCAATATCGCAGAGGAGAAGCCCGTGGAGATCGGCCGCCTTCAGCGTTACGCGACTGATACGGCCATTCATGCAGGCAGGCAGTTTTATGAACGAGCCGCCTCGACCGTTAAGAAGATCGCCGTTGTCGGCGCCGGCCCGGCCGGCCTTGCCGCCGCTCACCGTCTTGCGGTGAAAGGCCATGACGTCGCCATCTACGACAGCAAGTCGAAATCCGGCGGCCTGAATGAATATGGCATCGCCACTTATAAAGCCGTCGACGACTTTGCCCAGAAAGAAGTGGATTACGTGCTTTCGATCGGCGGCATCGAAGTCCGCCACGACCAGCAGCTTGGCCGTGATTTCTCGCTTGCCGATCTGCAGTCTCAGTACGACGCCGTCTTCCTCGGAATCGGCCTTGCCGGTGTCAATGCGTTGCGCGTCGATGGCGAGAACCTGCCGGGTGTCGATGACGCGGTCGATTTCATCGCCGATCTGCGTCAAGCCACGAACAAGGCGGACGTTGCCGTCGGCCGCCGCGTCGTCGTTCTCGGCGGCGGCATGACCGCCATCGATGCGGCCGTTCAGGCCAAACTGCTTGGCGCCGAAGAAGTGACGATTTGCTACCGCCGCGGCAAGGAGCACATGAACGCCTCGGAGTTCGAGCAGGACCTCGCGACGTCCAAGGGCGTCATCATCCGCCACTGGCTGGCGCCGAAGTCCATCCTGTCGCAGGACGGCAAGGTCGCCGCGATCGAGGTGGAATATACCAAGCTCGCCGACGGCCGTCTCGTCACGACCGGCGAAACCGGCGTCATCGCCACCGATCAGATTTTCAAGGCGATCGGCCAGACTTTTGAAGCATCCGGTCTCGGTTCGCTGCGCATGGAATCCGGTCGGATCGCCATCGACGGCGAAGGCCGCACCTCGCTCGACGGCGTCTGGGCGGGCGGCGACTGCGTCTTCGGCGGCGATGACCTAACCGTATCTGCCGTCGCGCAAGGCCGCGATGCTGCCGAATCCATCAACCGTACGCTTGCTGCCGGTGCGCAGCCAGCCGTCGCCGTCGCTTGA
- a CDS encoding rhodanese-like domain-containing protein, giving the protein MPSPVSETPAASPEETAAYYARKLAFETDCWDVQASISSGKADFVLIDVRSPALFSRSHVPGAINLPHGKMTAHRMSEWPADTLFVVYCAGPHCNGTDKAALRLARLGLSAKVMIGGMTGWADEGFAFTNGEAPMAAQ; this is encoded by the coding sequence ATGCCGAGCCCCGTCAGCGAAACACCCGCCGCCTCCCCCGAGGAAACCGCCGCCTACTACGCCCGCAAGCTCGCTTTCGAAACGGACTGCTGGGACGTCCAGGCTTCCATTTCCTCGGGCAAGGCCGACTTCGTCCTTATCGACGTTCGATCCCCGGCACTCTTTTCCCGCTCGCATGTGCCGGGCGCGATCAACCTGCCGCATGGCAAGATGACCGCCCACCGTATGTCGGAGTGGCCGGCCGATACGCTCTTCGTCGTCTATTGCGCCGGGCCCCATTGCAACGGCACCGACAAGGCGGCGCTGCGCCTGGCGCGGCTCGGCCTCTCCGCCAAGGTCATGATCGGCGGCATGACCGGCTGGGCTGACGAGGGCTTCGCCTTTACGAACGGTGAAGCCCCAATGGCCGCGCAGTGA
- a CDS encoding magnesium and cobalt transport protein CorA gives MERTKDLNSTSSRAETGAVAPASSPSARPGVVAAAVYQQGQRIRDIRIEEAGEWRTHENAVVWIGLHEPDEMLLHQVQAEFNLHPLAIEDAAQPHQRPKLEIYGDAMFIVARTAHMKDGEIVFGETHLFVGRGYVVSVRHGASSSYLAVRQRCEATPAALAHGENYILYSILDFIVDNYMPVIEVVQEEVETLEDLMLREQLTKVDIERLYMLRRKLLRLRNAVVPLVDVCRRYEHIDLPGMDSTLQSLFRDVTDHVRRVQEDIDALREVLAFAFEASVMIGQTEQTAIARKLAAWAAILAVPTAIAGIYGMNFNDMPELKFQYGYFVVLGVIATLCVTLFALFRRAKWL, from the coding sequence TTGGAACGAACCAAAGATCTGAACAGCACCTCCTCGCGCGCAGAAACCGGCGCGGTTGCGCCCGCATCGTCGCCCTCTGCCCGTCCGGGGGTCGTGGCAGCTGCCGTTTACCAGCAAGGACAGCGCATCCGCGATATCCGGATAGAAGAGGCCGGCGAATGGCGAACGCACGAGAATGCAGTCGTCTGGATCGGCTTGCACGAGCCGGACGAGATGCTGCTGCACCAGGTACAGGCCGAATTCAATCTCCATCCACTGGCGATCGAGGATGCTGCCCAGCCGCATCAGCGCCCGAAGCTGGAGATTTATGGCGACGCCATGTTCATCGTTGCCCGTACCGCCCACATGAAGGACGGCGAAATCGTCTTTGGCGAAACCCATCTTTTCGTCGGTCGAGGCTATGTCGTTTCCGTGCGCCATGGCGCATCGTCCTCTTACCTGGCGGTGCGGCAGCGGTGCGAGGCGACGCCGGCCGCGCTCGCCCATGGGGAGAACTACATCCTCTATTCCATCCTCGATTTCATCGTCGACAACTACATGCCGGTGATCGAAGTGGTGCAGGAGGAAGTCGAGACGCTCGAAGATCTGATGCTGCGCGAACAGCTTACAAAGGTTGATATCGAGCGCCTCTACATGCTGCGGCGCAAGCTGCTGCGGCTGCGCAATGCCGTCGTGCCGCTTGTGGACGTCTGTCGCCGCTATGAGCATATCGACCTTCCGGGTATGGACTCGACGCTTCAATCGCTGTTTCGCGACGTCACAGACCATGTGCGCCGCGTCCAGGAGGATATCGACGCGCTGCGTGAAGTCCTCGCCTTCGCCTTCGAAGCCAGCGTGATGATCGGCCAGACCGAACAGACAGCGATTGCCCGCAAGCTCGCCGCCTGGGCAGCCATCCTTGCTGTTCCGACAGCGATCGCTGGTATCTACGGGATGAATTTCAACGATATGCCGGAACTGAAATTCCAGTACGGCTATTTCGTGGTGTTGGGCGTGATCGCAACCTTGTGCGTAACGCTCTTCGCCTTGTTCCGCCGGGCGAAGTGGCTGTAG
- the ftrA gene encoding transcriptional regulator FtrA, producing the protein MTVSVKIMPNSLRRPHVVVLAYDGLCTFEFGIAYEVFGLPRPEMGEGWYHYSVCGVEPGPLRAAGGLSVSVDRGLEVLAEADLIVVPGWRSIDAPVPEPLIDALRQAHERDARIMSLCSGVAVLAASGLLSGRRATTHWRYVASLAARYPQIAFDASVLYMDEGSILTAAGSAAGIDLCLHVVRGDFGAEAANSVARRLVLPPHREGGQAQFISAPVLEEREGMRLGPLLQWMRERLDEEQSISLLAQRAGMSLRTFQRRFEKSTGLSVGEWLLKERLRHARNLLERELAASLDDIAAASGFGTLATMRHHFRKRLGTSPSAYRKSFAV; encoded by the coding sequence ATGACGGTTAGCGTAAAGATCATGCCAAATTCGCTCAGACGTCCGCATGTCGTCGTGCTTGCCTATGACGGGCTATGCACTTTCGAATTCGGTATTGCCTACGAAGTCTTCGGTCTTCCGCGTCCTGAAATGGGCGAGGGCTGGTATCATTATTCGGTCTGCGGCGTCGAACCGGGGCCGCTCCGTGCTGCGGGCGGATTGAGCGTTTCGGTCGATCGCGGCCTGGAGGTTCTGGCCGAAGCCGATCTCATCGTCGTGCCGGGCTGGCGGTCGATCGATGCGCCGGTGCCGGAGCCGTTGATCGATGCGCTGCGTCAGGCTCATGAGCGCGATGCCCGTATTATGTCGCTCTGCTCCGGCGTTGCCGTGCTTGCCGCATCCGGTCTTTTGAGCGGCCGGCGTGCGACGACGCATTGGCGCTATGTCGCGTCGCTTGCAGCGCGCTATCCGCAGATCGCCTTCGATGCGAGCGTTCTCTACATGGACGAGGGCAGTATCCTGACTGCCGCGGGCAGTGCGGCCGGTATTGATCTCTGCCTGCACGTCGTGCGCGGTGATTTTGGCGCAGAAGCCGCAAACAGTGTGGCGCGCCGTCTGGTGCTTCCGCCGCATCGCGAAGGCGGGCAGGCGCAATTCATCAGCGCGCCCGTGCTCGAAGAGCGGGAGGGAATGCGGCTAGGGCCGCTGCTCCAATGGATGCGAGAGCGGCTCGACGAGGAGCAGTCGATCAGCCTGCTGGCGCAAAGGGCGGGCATGAGCCTGCGCACCTTTCAGCGCCGCTTCGAAAAGTCCACGGGCCTCAGTGTGGGCGAATGGCTGCTCAAAGAGCGGCTTCGCCACGCCCGCAATCTCCTGGAAAGAGAACTCGCCGCATCGCTTGACGACATCGCCGCCGCCAGCGGCTTCGGCACACTGGCGACGATGCGGCATCATTTCCGCAAGCGGCTCGGGACAAGCCCGAGTGCCTACAGGAAGTCGTTCGCGGTTTAG
- a CDS encoding TetR family transcriptional regulator C-terminal domain-containing protein, which translates to MAIPRAAKTQRRTRIQEEKEEQILEAALDVFSARGFRGSTIDQIAEVAGMSKPNLLYYFRTKEAMHRALIDRVLYTWLEPLRAFNAEGNPETEIRSYIRRKLELARDFPRESRLFANEVLQGAPHIEDELKGPLKQLVDEKAEVIRAWAKAGKIAKCDPYHLIFSIWSTTQHYADFDVQVRAVLGQEHAGAGRFEDAARFLEQLFIGGLMVRPT; encoded by the coding sequence ATGGCAATTCCGAGAGCAGCGAAGACACAGCGGCGCACGCGGATCCAGGAGGAGAAGGAAGAGCAGATTCTGGAAGCTGCGCTCGATGTGTTTTCCGCCAGGGGTTTTCGCGGCTCGACGATCGACCAGATCGCAGAGGTGGCCGGCATGTCGAAGCCGAACCTGCTCTATTACTTCCGTACCAAGGAGGCGATGCACCGGGCGCTGATCGACCGTGTGCTCTATACTTGGCTTGAGCCGCTTCGCGCCTTCAATGCCGAGGGCAATCCGGAGACCGAAATCCGCAGCTATATTCGCCGCAAACTGGAATTGGCGCGCGACTTTCCTCGCGAAAGCCGGCTGTTTGCAAACGAGGTGCTGCAGGGCGCGCCGCATATCGAAGACGAGCTGAAGGGCCCGCTGAAGCAACTCGTCGATGAGAAGGCCGAGGTCATCCGCGCCTGGGCGAAGGCCGGCAAGATCGCCAAATGCGATCCCTACCATCTGATCTTTTCGATCTGGTCGACAACGCAGCATTATGCCGACTTCGACGTCCAGGTGCGCGCCGTGCTCGGACAGGAGCATGCCGGGGCAGGGCGCTTCGAGGATGCGGCGCGCTTCCTCGAGCAGCTCTTCATCGGCGGGCTGATGGTTCGCCCGACCTGA